ATAGATCTAAACTGTAACTCTTGGTATAGATTTCTTTAGACCAATTGTGTTGTCATGTAAAGGTATATTTTCATCAATATTTGATATCATTTCTTCAAACTTTATCATCAAGGCCTTTACTTTTTCATGTTAATTACTTTTGAGTGAAAATTGCAGTAAGTGATGCATGTGTTTGTTAATTAGTACAAATCAGTACAATCAGTGTAAATCAGTACAATTGTGGTTCATTTTATTGCTATAAAATAGAATGAGGTGAAATATATTCAGGCTATCACATACATTCTGGTAATTCTTACATATTTTTATCTGTCTAAATATAGCCAGACTGATGGTAAATTGATGCTTATGTAAAGAGGAGTTTGCTGGTTTACTGATAGCAGTGTCATGTGTTAATGATAAGGAATGTTTATTCTTGTCATGTCAGGACAACAAAAGTTCAATGCAGGGAGGTCTTCATAATTCATCCCTATGTCAAACAAAGTACCAAATACAAGAGGAAATACAAACCCAAATCAGAAACAGTTAGGAGAGTGTGGAAacgaaaataaacaatataaaggtcaacttcatttcatttgtaaacattcagtctttcctgtcattcagacctgcaacacattccaaaaacagcAGGGACATGAGTAGTTTAGGTGTTTCTCAACTGGGGGGTcgcaggaacattttcagtgggttgcTGAGTGTGTGgtctaaaaaacaacaaaagtttcatttttaaacttattttgcttatattggacttttattttgaaatgcccGTGCGACAACCAtgccgtttgacatgtgaaatttcatttaattacagcaacaaatatgtcgaagtgtAAGTATGACcttgaatatgtaaagtatggatttacatatattgacaacaaaaaaggattaaaacctcagtgtgtcatatgtagagAGGTGctttcacaagagagcatgaaaccttttaaattaaaacgacatttagaaaccaatgATCCAGGCTgcaaacctgtggactattttcaaagacgactCCAAAAGCTGAGGACATCACAAAAATGCCGAACATCtttatgttcaaaacaagtacaggcactATGTATatcttactgtgctcaccgtgtAGCAAAGCCCAAGAAAGCCCAGACAATAGCAGAAGAAcaaataactggtgattattataaaaatggttatgattattttaatctttttactttaatttgttggTTTGATCTGTTCAACAGGATCAGTGTTaacgttttattaacagttcagtttagttaaaagTAACTGAccttttccttaccctaaccactgtttacggtatttgacgtttttactctgcaatatttctataatttgacacattttgttaaatgacagcaataaagtattgtttatttgtacatcttggtgattttcttatgatttatctgtccctacttgtgtatgttaacaaatgaatacaaatgaattataattccaaAAATAATCTggaccaaaaaacaaaacaggggCTGGAATCTAGACTACtttgcaaacctttgtcaagtcaAGCAAAAACTGCACTGTTCCAAAAGGAAGCCAtgtgttaacagtgtccagaagagcTGTCCACTTCTCTGGGCTCTGAGTTATCTGGGATACACCATGGAAatatgtactgtggtcagatgaattatttcatgtatttggGGGAAGAAATAGACACCATGTGCTCCAGAACCAATAATGAAAAGGACTATCCAGAAAGTTACCAACAACAAATCCAAAAGcatgtcatggtatggggttgtgtcagtgtccTTGGCAAAGGTGACTTTCACTTCTTTAATGGCACCATTATTGCTGAAAAGTACATGGAGATTTTAGAGCACAACATTctgccttcttttccagagaCGTTCATGAATATTTCACTAAGACAAAGCAAACGTTTTTAAACTAGTGCCAAGTCTTCCAAGTGTAAATTTGTCCTTTACAAATAAGAGCAGTGAAAGAaccttcatttttatttatttgaataggAAAAAAAATCTGGTAAATTAATGAAGAAGATGACATCTGTATCACCTAACACTAGTGACAAAGTGtcatcagataaaaaaaacaaaaacgtgtAGCTAAGATGAGCAAGTAAACTGACCAGCTCAGGAAATGGAGGAGTACTGGGCGGGCTTTGGATGTGGGAGTCTGATCTTCATAATTTTTATATAAGCCATGCGACTGTCGACATTGGATATATGCTCATTGACTTTTGCACAAAGCCATTGAAGATTCAGCGGACTGAACAAAGTATTAATTTACATTCATCTTTTTCACTGCAATGAAGACTGTGGTGTTTGCTTTGCTTGTTGTGAATGTGGGTATGTAGATCTCTTTTATTGGACATCATTTATGTTCACTGTTAACGCTTCGTTACAGATACAGGTTACAgatactaattaattatttaattgaaatttaacaaattttctttacatttatttatttttctgaagcTTGTAGCCCGGTTGACAAAATCATTGGAGGTTATGAATGTCCTCCAAACTCACAGCCCTGGCAGATCTACATTACTAATGATGGGCAACGCTGGTGTGGAGCATCTCTGATTAACGAGAGCTGGGCCGTTTCTGCTGCTCACTGCAACATTGGGTGAGTAAACAGCctcacatttcattcatttatatatttatgtggaAAAAGTAGGTTAGTTATTCTCCTCTAAAATGTTCACCTGTTAGCACAATAATGCATGATTGTTAATCTGTAATTGTCGTTAAAAACAGAGCTAATCTTCTTACTGTCTACCTGGGAAAGCACAACATAGATGTTGTAGAAAAAACAGAGCAGCGGATCAGGACCGAGAAAGTGTTTCCTCACCCAGAATTTAAATTTCCTTCAGAGGACAATGACATCATGCTGATCAAGCTGAAAGACCCTGCAGTGTTCAACCAGTATGTTCAGCCGATTCCTCTGGCGACCAGCTGTTCTTCTGAAGGAGAGCAGTGCTTGGTTTCTGGATGGGGCTACACTGAAGGTGAGATGTCTCTTTTTCTAAATTACTTTCTGTAATAAGGTGATCTTATATTTGTAAAAGGTTAAATGTTTTTCATGTGTTCTTTTCTCAGTTGGTTTACCTTCTGTGCTGCAGTGTTTGGATTTGGCTGTACAGTCGAGACAGGAGTGTGAGCGTGTGTATAAAGATAAGTTTACTCAGAACATGCTCTGTGCTGGATTCATGGAGGGAGGAAAAGGCGTTTGTCATGTACGTCAATGGCTTATTCTGCATCTTCACATTTACATTAAGACATACCTTAATTCTCCCAACTTTTCTCAGGGTGACTCTGGTGGTCCGCTTGTGTGCAATGGTGAACTACGAGGAGTTGTTTCGTGGGGTGCAGGCTGTGCTGAACCAGGATATCCTGCAGTTTATGTTGAGGTCTGCCGTTACAGTGACTGGATCGCAACCACCATCGCAAATAACTAACTGTTTGTTCAGCTCATTTGGGCCTTCTGAAAGTATCTTTGATTAAACAGCTTTCTCAGCctgcaacaaaacaaaagtatttcTGTTCTTATTTTATATGGACAACAGTTgctataatataaaatatgtttcttGGGGCTACTACTGTGGTTTAAAAGAAAAACCTGAATATTTTGAGATATCTCGCTGCTTCTGCACAGACTAGGCTAATAGCATTGTAGCTAACTAACTATTTGTTTTTGCCTGGGTTTAATGTAatcctaaaatattttaaattaaattcagcttgAAACTTgtctttttgtcatttattttgaaaagaacCATGTCTTGTTTTCCTGCAAACTATTCATCATTTTCCTACATCACATGATAGTTTGAGCGAATAATGGGAGTAGCATCTGTTAACCTGTGAGCAGTCAAATGACTGCCAGTAAAATATTTAAGATGTTCACtctaaaattttcaaaaaaaaaacaacaaaaaatgaccAGTTTCATTACAACTTCTCATCCATTGAACATCAAGCAAGCTTAAATGTGTAGAAGCATTAGAAAATCACTGTCAACATacaaagagttcagatgcaaaaaacctttaagtgccatttgatattttctcctaaaattaaaattaatatccGAATATATGAGGCAGAGAAAATGCTCGTtctagaagaaaatttcagatggcaggTTTTTACaagaggtggcatggtggctctgtggttagcactgcacctcacaacaagaaggttgctggtttgagtcctggcacGACCATTTCTGTGTCggtccctgtgtttgcatgggttttctctgggtgcttcgaTTTCCCTCACATTGTGGTGAATTGAGTAAATTAtattgagagtgtgtgtgaatgagagagtttgTGAGTTTTTccctgggttatggctggaagggcatgcgctgcataaaacaaatgtcaGAGtaattgagaggggtctggatgcagaactggtgcagtgcaatctgagctgcatccaattcTTTTTAATGCGCTCTCCTAACCACaccaatagtatctggaagcagcctttatgatgcaagctgagattgcatcactcagcgatgcaatgtcaaaaataaagcactcaaatggagctagtgatgtcactgtgagggttaggggtggggttgggttgggtgagcccattaaaaagcattggatgcagcccagattgcattGCACCAGGTCTGcttccagacccctctcaaccccacccctaaccctacccgtcacagtgatatCACtaactccatttgagtgcattgtttctgagattgcatcgctgattgatgcaatctcagcttgcatcataaaggctgcatccagacacTACTGGagaaattggtggttcattctgctatatcagggattgaattgaattaaactgaattgcatttttatttttaagtatctcataaattttgaaataaaactgtTGAGGAGGAAAACACATAAAATCCTGGGcttgtttcc
This sequence is a window from Danio rerio strain Tuebingen ecotype United States chromosome 16, GRCz12tu, whole genome shotgun sequence. Protein-coding genes within it:
- the LOC103908930 gene encoding trypsin-2-like isoform X1 — its product is MSKSCSPVDKIIGGYECPPNSQPWQIYITNDGQRWCGASLINESWAVSAAHCNIGANLLTVYLGKHNIDVVEKTEQRIRTEKVFPHPEFKFPSEDNDIMLIKLKDPAVFNQYVQPIPLATSCSSEGEQCLVSGWGYTEVGLPSVLQCLDLAVQSRQECERVYKDKFTQNMLCAGFMEGGKGVCHGDSGGPLVCNGELRGVVSWGAGCAEPGYPAVYVEVCRYSDWIATTIANN
- the LOC103908930 gene encoding trypsin-2-like precursor; translation: MKTVVFALLVVNVACSPVDKIIGGYECPPNSQPWQIYITNDGQRWCGASLINESWAVSAAHCNIGANLLTVYLGKHNIDVVEKTEQRIRTEKVFPHPEFKFPSEDNDIMLIKLKDPAVFNQYVQPIPLATSCSSEGEQCLVSGWGYTEVGLPSVLQCLDLAVQSRQECERVYKDKFTQNMLCAGFMEGGKGVCHGDSGGPLVCNGELRGVVSWGAGCAEPGYPAVYVEVCRYSDWIATTIANN